The nucleotide sequence AACGGCAGGGTTCGCTTTAAAATGGGTATGTCCACCCTGATGGCCTGTGACCACATGGAGATGGAACAAGGGTTGACAAAAGCCCTCGAAGCTGCCGATAATTATACAATAAGTGGTGATACGCTTTCGCTGAATAAGGCCCGTATGGCGCCACTTGCGCGTTTCCGTTATGCCGGGGGAGGAACAGAAAATAATGCACTGAACGGTACCTGGGAACTGAATTATATCTCCGGTCCCAGGATTGCCTTTGAGGGCCTTTATCCCCGTAAACGGCCGACCATCACTTTTCAGCTGCCACAAACAAGTGCAAGCGGGAACAGTAGCTGCAATAATTATAATATTGCTTTCACTATAGATGGTAATTCAATACAATTCAAGGATCCGGCCAGTACAAAAATGGCATGCGAAGGTACCGGTGAAGCTACGTTCTTTAATACATTAAAAACAGTGAACCGGTTTGATGTGGTGGATGGTACACTTCATTTCATCATGGGTGATATTGCGGTGATGCGTTTTGAACGGAAGTGATGACCGCCGTATGGCAATACGCCGGCTTGTGATCACTTTGTTCACATCAACATAAAAAAAGGTGGCTGCTTCAAAAAGTTTTGAAACAGCCACCTGCTATAAAGAAATAACCGTTAACTGATCGGCACTTCCTGTGCGGGTTTGTTGGTCTCCGGGTTTTTCTGCAGGGTTACCTTTAAAACGCCGTCGGTATAGATTGCCTGGATCTCATTTGTCAGCACCTTATTGCTTAGCTGGAAGGAGCGTTCAAATGAAGCGGGCTGGTATTCCTGGTAAATGTACCGGGATGCTGCAGTGTCTTCCGGAGCGGCGTACCGGATGGTAAGCACTTCTTCGTTCAGGGAAATTTTAAACTGCTCCTTTTGAAGACCGGCCGCATACAGGGAAATGATAAAGGTGTTATCTGTTTCTTCAATATTTGCAGGCCTTGAATCATTCATGAATTGCTGCAGTTTGTGCATCCAGGGATGCCTGCCCCCAAAACGTCCGCCGAATTTTTTGCCAAAGGAACAGCCTTGCTGTCTGAAACGTGCATCAAAGTTTGTGTGTGGTGTATTGCCACCAATGGATTGACTGGTAAACATAGTTGTTGTTTTTGTGTTTGATAAAATGAAGATTAACTGATTGGTATGATCGCAAGCCCGGCCTGCTGATCTTTTTCATTTGCCTGGAACGGGGCCGGACCATTCAGTGGTTTGAAATGAGGCTGTTCCGCCCAGGACAGCTGGTGCTCTGCAGCCCAGCGCTGCCTTGCCTTTGACAGGATCTTACCTGCAATGGCAACCACTACGCCAATCACGACCGCAAGGATCAGTAGTTTGAAAAGAAGGAAAAGCACCAGTGCTGCAACTCCCACCAACAAGGTAAGCCCTGCCAGACGCGGAAGAATAAATAAGAATTTGTGTTTCATTTTTTCTTTTTTTATAATTTTAAAACTGTTGTTTCTATAGTAGACGGTGACCAGGAAATTTTACTTTAGAAAAGTCATATTTTTTTACAGACAACCATCTGTGATCACTTAAATAATTCATAATGTTACAGAATCGTGTTGATCCCCTGGGCCACCTGATCCGTACAGAAGCGCGGGGGCAATGGATGGGGAATCGGGGATGCATCCATGATGCGCATCAGCAAATTGTGCGGCCATTCAGGTTAAAAGCATGGCTGATCTGCCTGCTGGAATTCAAGGGAAGAAAACGGAATGTGATGACGGAAGGGCAGTATACCGAACTCTTTTTCCTGGATGAGGCTACCGCTTTTGCTGCCGGACACCGTCCCTGCTTTGAATGCCGGCGGCAGGATCATATACGGTTCAGACGATACTGGCTGAAAGGTAACCCGGGTTATGGATTTACCGAACGGACATCAATACAGCAAATCGATTTTATCCTTCATGAAGAACGGATGGATCCGCGTGGCTCGAAAATTACCTTTAAAGAAAAAGCGGCCTCTCTGCCGGATGGAACCTTTATACTACTGGATAATGTTCCTTTTTTGCTTTGGAAAAAACGACTTTATAAATGGACTTCTTCGGGATATGAAAACGGAGGCGGGGTGGCTGATGAGCAAATCATGACTTTGCTTACACCACGTTCAACGGTAAATACTTTTAAAGCAGGCTATAAACCACAGGTGCATACAAGTGTTGCGGTACCGGATTCTTCAGAAGGCTAGAAGGTGTAGACTGTTTTTGTATATGGCCGGCGCAGGAGTCACCGCCATTTCAATTTTGTGTGATGATTTTTGCAAGTATTGTAAGGAAAAGAGTAATTAAGATAATTGCAGCACCACTACATTTGCAGGATACTATGGTGAATGCTATAGGTAACAGGGTCAGCAGACTCACAAATGATGCTGATACTTAAGAAGGCGTTCTGTTTACAGCAGAAGGTAAACAGAAAAAAAGACCCCCTTTTGGGGGACTTTTTTTTATACCCTGAAAACAGGCTCTACAGCCAGGTCCTGTACTGGCGGGGGGAGAGCCCTGTCTTGGATTTAAAGAAAAAAGAGAAATGCGCGATCTCCTGAAAACCCAGTTCAAATGCGATTTCTTTTATTGATAACTCGGAAGAATGCATCAGGCGTTTTGCTTCAAGTACCACCCGCTGCTGAATCATCGATAAGGCGGACTCTTTAAAATTTTTCTTGCATAAAATTGTAAGATAGTTCGGAGTCACATTCAGTTGCTCCGCATAAAAGGATACTGATTTATGACTTTGAAAATGTTTTTCGATTAGCAGGTGAAACCTGGACAATACAGAATTGGCCCTTAACTCTGTGCGCTCAGACGTGCTTTTTACATGCCGGTTGATAAGTGTTGCGATCAGGCTGCAGCGCAGACTGATAACATCCCAGAACATAGGAATGGTGTCCAGGTCTTTGCAGATAAGCGAAAACTCTGCAGCGATTTTTTTGAATATGACCGGGTCGAGATCGATCACCGGATAACGATTGTATCTTGAGAAAGCAAATTGTATAGAGGAAGAAAAGGTTTCAAAAAGACTTCGGGAAATGATCAGCTTGTGACAGCGGGTATTTATTCCAAGGTCCCAACCGTGAACCTGATGCGGAAAAAGCATGTGGATCTGAAAAGGGCGTACAGGGTGATCGGAAAAGTCGATTGTATGCGTTCCGCTGCCATCTTCGAATAACAGAAATACAAAAAAATCATGTGTATGTGGATGGTCGAGATGATTGATACCCGCCAGCAACCGGTAAATGACATGATTGTTTATCTCTGAATCAGTTTTTAGATCATTAAACCGTACCAGCGGATACTGATTGTTCGACTTCATTTTTTATATACGTTTGTTGCGACAAAGTTGAATGGGCCACGGGCGGCCGGGCTGCTTACTGACTTCAACAGAGATCCAATAGCCTTAAGCATTTTGCAGTATGCCCAGAACTATTTACCCGGAGAAAGCTCCTTGCTTTATTGTAAGTTACCAGTTGGGCATGCATAAGATCCCCCGGGCGCTCTCAGGTAGCCCCAACTTCAGACAACAAGAATACTCAGAGTTATTTACAGGTCATGGACTGTTATGGCAGCGATGGTTCACCAAACGTTATTTTCAATAGTAGACCATTCCCAAAAAGATGCTGCACTTGTTACACTTTACTAGTTAGCTGTTTAATGAAACAGAAGGTACTAGTCCGTAACAGTCTTAACACGTTCATTAATTCAGTTATCAGGCCTTTTCGTCCGGGAGCTTTGCAACGGAAAGCCTGCCCGGAGCAGAGTCAGCAAGATTTTTTTTGATTTTTCTATGTTGACGAAAGTAACCACTTTCAGTATAATAATTTTTAACTCCGGGAGGATAGTTAGAAATATTATAACAGTTATAAAGATTTCTGTAAAAAAAAGAGGGCAGGGGGCAATAACAGGAGACAGTAAGGTGCTGGAAAACGGTCCTTGTCCGATGCGTGGGTGTAGCGGAGAACAGGCAGATGACGACGGTACTGTTTTCCGGGAATATTGCCGCTTTCGCAGCTATAATTGTCGTGTTTGTATCTTTAACAACAACAGCCCGCTATTTATTTTTACAGCAGCAATGTTTTGCTCAGCACATGATAAATCTCAAATAATAAATAATGACCACAGCGCAACAGGTACAACAAAACGGAAACGGCAGGTATGTGCAGATAAACGGGATCCGGATATATGTTGAAACAGCCGGAGATCCCCAGGGTATTCCCCTGGTACTGATCCATGGCGGGGGCTCAACTATTCCATCGAACTGGGGCAGGTTATTGCCACTGTTTGAAGGCCGTTATCAAACCATTGCAATGGAACTGCAGGCACATGGGCGAACGGGCGACCGTGACACACCGGAATCATTTGAACAGGACGCAGCGGATGTGGCCGGGTTGCTGCGATCTTTGGGTGTTAACTGTGCCAATATTGCCGGGTTTAGCGATGGGGCCTGTACCACATTGGAGCTGGCCATCCGCTATCCGGACCTGGTGAATAAGATCGTGGTCATTTCCGGTAATTATAAAAGAGACGGAATGATCCCCGGTTTTTTCGAGGGACTGGAAGGTGCAACATTTGATGACATGCCGGCTGCGTTGAAGCAAGCGTACCTGGATGTTAATCCCGATAGTGCAGGTCTGCTGAACATGTTTCATAAAGACCGTGCGCGTCGCCTGGCGTTTACCGACCGGCCGGAGGAAGAGCTGAAGTCGATAAAAGCACCGGCTTTGTTGATGGCCGGAGATCAGGACGTGATCACGAATGAACATCTTGTCCAGATGAGCCGGATGATCCCCGGCGCCCGACTGGCACTGCTTCCCGGCAATCATGGTTCATTTATCGGTGAGGCGCTTACCAATGAGCCGGGCAGTCCGGTGCCGGAGCTTGCTGCGGGTATTATCTGCCGGTTTCTGGACAGATTGTAGCG is from Niabella beijingensis and encodes:
- a CDS encoding META domain-containing protein — translated: MRKHFFLPLLCNALLLWACNSPKQSSSGNQPEDSTAAAPRITEKKWKLIELAGKPVQDKINDKEPFLQLAEADQRFSASAGCNGLGGTYELRDNGRVRFKMGMSTLMACDHMEMEQGLTKALEAADNYTISGDTLSLNKARMAPLARFRYAGGGTENNALNGTWELNYISGPRIAFEGLYPRKRPTITFQLPQTSASGNSSCNNYNIAFTIDGNSIQFKDPASTKMACEGTGEATFFNTLKTVNRFDVVDGTLHFIMGDIAVMRFERK
- a CDS encoding Hsp20/alpha crystallin family protein, whose amino-acid sequence is MFTSQSIGGNTPHTNFDARFRQQGCSFGKKFGGRFGGRHPWMHKLQQFMNDSRPANIEETDNTFIISLYAAGLQKEQFKISLNEEVLTIRYAAPEDTAASRYIYQEYQPASFERSFQLSNKVLTNEIQAIYTDGVLKVTLQKNPETNKPAQEVPIS
- a CDS encoding helix-turn-helix domain-containing protein → MKSNNQYPLVRFNDLKTDSEINNHVIYRLLAGINHLDHPHTHDFFVFLLFEDGSGTHTIDFSDHPVRPFQIHMLFPHQVHGWDLGINTRCHKLIISRSLFETFSSSIQFAFSRYNRYPVIDLDPVIFKKIAAEFSLICKDLDTIPMFWDVISLRCSLIATLINRHVKSTSERTELRANSVLSRFHLLIEKHFQSHKSVSFYAEQLNVTPNYLTILCKKNFKESALSMIQQRVVLEAKRLMHSSELSIKEIAFELGFQEIAHFSFFFKSKTGLSPRQYRTWL
- a CDS encoding alpha/beta fold hydrolase; its protein translation is MTTAQQVQQNGNGRYVQINGIRIYVETAGDPQGIPLVLIHGGGSTIPSNWGRLLPLFEGRYQTIAMELQAHGRTGDRDTPESFEQDAADVAGLLRSLGVNCANIAGFSDGACTTLELAIRYPDLVNKIVVISGNYKRDGMIPGFFEGLEGATFDDMPAALKQAYLDVNPDSAGLLNMFHKDRARRLAFTDRPEEELKSIKAPALLMAGDQDVITNEHLVQMSRMIPGARLALLPGNHGSFIGEALTNEPGSPVPELAAGIICRFLDRL